One Chloroflexota bacterium genomic window, CCAGCAAATGAGCAGCAATCGTTGCTGGATAACCCGTGGGCGTTTAAGGACTTCCTTTGGCAGACACCGCTCACCAGCGAATTGCTGAAGAATGACAAGAACAAGCCCACATTACAGAGACTAGCACTGTTGCATCTCATATTCCCGGACACATTCGAGGCAATCGTATCTACAGCGCACAGGCAGAAGATATTCTCTGCGTTCGCCGGACTGGCTGACGAACCCGACCAGGACATCGACCGGCGGTTACAGCAGCTTCGCCGACACTTTGAGGCTAAGTATGGATCGCCCAATCACCTTTTTTATCGCGAGGCGATTAAGAGCCAGTGGGACGGGACCGAACCACATAACCCCGACCCTAGCCCTTGGGACGTAATTGTCAAGCGGGCAAAGGCATACGTAACCACTGGCAATTTAGAGAAGGATGAGATCAATTACAAATTAGATATCGCGCGGAAACTAGCGGAAGCACGGGAGGCAGTCCTCACCGATGGGGGTGACTGGGCAGGGCTAGTTAAAAGAGGAATTGTTGGCAACCTTGTCTTCAATATCCAACTATCCAGGTTCCGCACTTGGGTTGACAGCTTACCGCAGCAAGCCCTCAATGCGCTGAAGACACTCTGGCGGCAAGATGATTCGCCCATTGAGGAACGCATTCGTAAATTCAGTGCTTTACTTCCCAAAGCAAATGTACCTGACGCCGAACATCCCATTGGCATCACTGGCTCTGGCACCCGTGCAAACGTGATCTCAGTCCTTCTTATGGCGTTAGGCGCAGAAGACCACCCGCCCTTCCGCATGGGCGTCTTTGACAAAGCCTATGAATTGACGGGGTTCGCGAAGCCTGGAACTTCCAGCGATGAGGTCGAACTATACACCCATGCCATGAAGTTCCTGAACAAGTTTATTGAAGAAGCTGGTGAGCGCGGTCTCCCGATACACAACCTCCTTGAAGCACAGTCGATTCTTTGGATGATTGGAGATTGGGAAGAAGATGAAGACAACGGCAAAGGTGGTGGGCTTGAGAATAGCCCCACCCTCGCAAGTCTCGCCACTGATCTCTACTTACACCCTGACTTCCTGAGGGACATCGTGCTGCTCCTAGAAGAGAAGAAACAGATCATCTTCCAGGGCCCGCCAGGGACAGGAAAGACCTTTCTTGCGCGTGAGCTTGCCAAGCATCTGGCTGACGGTGATGACGGGCGGGTGACGCTAGTGCAATTTCACCCGTCGTATGCGTATGAGGACTTCGTGCAGGGTTTCCGTCCCGACCCCGACGGCAGGGGTGGGTTCGCGCTGCGGGATGGGCCGCTGCTGCGGGCGGCTCGCGCTGCCCAACAGGACTTGGACGCAGCTAGAGCAGCAGGGCAGGACCCCGATAGCGCCAGCCGCCACTACCTCATCATTGATGAGATCAACCGAGGTAACCTCGGCAAGGTGTTCGGGGAACTGTACTTCCTGTTGGAGTACAGAGACGAGGCCATGCGGCTCCAATACGCCGACACCGACTTCTCTCTGCCGCCCAACCTCTACATCATCGGCACCATGAACACTGCCGACCGTTCAATCGCGCTGGTGGATCTGGCGCTCCGGCGGCGGTTCTACTTCATGGACTTTCACCCGGATGAGGAGCCCATCAAGGGTGTCCTGCGCCGCTGGCTAGCGGCGAACGCGCCGGAGATGGAGTGGGCAGCGGACGTGGTCAACGCGGCGAACGAGAAGCTGAAGGACGACCGCCACGCGGCCATCGGGCCAAGCTACTTCATGCGGCCTGGCCTGGACGACGCGGCTGTGGAACGCATCTGGAAGCACAGCGTCCTGCCGTATCTGACCGAACGCCTCTATGAGAACGCCGAACGGCTCGCCGAGTTTGACCTGAACAAGCTGCGGGCTGAGGTCGAGATCAGCAACGGCAACGCAGGCGGGAGCGGCCCGGCGGAAGCTGAGGAAGGCCCTGGTGATGCAGATGATGACGGTGGCGAGTCCAGTGCGTGAGCTTAACCTGACCGAGTACAAGCCAAGCGAGGCAACGCCACTGACCGCGCCAGAGCTTGCATCGCTCTTGTCGGCCCGCAAGCAGCTCGGTGTGTCTGTAGAGCCTGCGCAGAATCATCTGGGTGCGTATGTCGTCACGCCCGCCTCCACCGTCGGCGCCGTCGAAATCGACGGCCTCTCCGTCGTCATCAAGCCCAAGATCACCATGCAACAGGTGCTGTCTCTCGCCCTCTATGCCATGGATGCGGACAGTCGCTTTCATCTGCACCCCTTTGACTTTGCGGAGGAGGACGCGCTGCCGGACCTGCTGGCGCATGCGCTGGCACAGGCGGCGCAGCGGGCCTTCGCGCAGGGACTGCTGCACGGCTACCGGGCGGAAGAGGAATCGCTGTACGGCGTGCGGGGCCGCATCCGGTTTGACGACCAAGTGCGCCGCCGGTTCGGCCGCGCCCTGCCGATAGAGGCACGGTACGACGACTTCACAGATGACATCCTGGAGAACCGGCTGGTGAAGGCGGCGGCGGGCCAGCTGGCTATGATGCGGCTGCGCTCCCCGGCAGCGCGGCGAGGACTGGGATGGATTGCCGGAACGCTCGCCAATGTCTCGCCCGTGGAGTATCCGCTCAACAACGTGCCGGAGGTGCGGTTCGACCGGCTGAACGAGCACTACCGGCAGGTGGTGACGCTGGCACGGCTGGTGCTGCGGCACACCGCCTACCAGTCGAGCCGGGGCGCGGTTCGGGCTATTGGCTTCTTGTTTGACATGAACGATGTCTTTCAGCGATTCGTGACGCGCGCGCTGAGAGGGAAGCTCCAGTTGTCCGAGCGTGCCTTCCCATCCGATAAGAAACTGCCCCAAAAGGTGACGCTGGACACGAGTGGACAACTGAACCTCTTGCCAGATCTGTCATGGTGGCAGGACGGTAAGTGCGTCTTTGTCGGAGACGCCAAGTACAAGCGCATCCTTGACGAGCGCGTTCCTAACGCTGATCTCTATCAACTTCTGGCCTACGCTACTGCCCTGAATCTTCCAAACGGGTTGCTCATCTATGCGGAGAGTGAAGCAAATGTTGCCTCTCATACCGTCCGCTACGCCAACAAACAACTGGAGGTCACAGCGCTAGATCTCAATGGCAACCTAGACGATGTTCTAGAGCGAGTTGGGTATCTTGCTAACAGGGTATGCACACTTTCCATTTCAGGAAGCGTATCAGTCAGCATGTGAATTGACGCCCACCGCGCCCTATGCTTCCATTGCCGCAGCAAGGCCCGCCGCCTTGTGGAATATCCTGGGATGGGGGGAACCCATATGGAAATGCTTCGGAAACCTGTTGCGGTCTACCTCGCTCTCTCAGCCCTCGCTGTGCTGGTCCACTTCTGGTTCAGCCCGTTCTACCCGGAGTCGTGGGACGTGGGCGTGATCTGGGAGGTGGTGGACGTGTTCATGGCCGTGGGCATCGTGGTCACGCTGGCGTACACGTTCTCGTACAAGAGCAGCGTGGGCTCGGACGACAGCTCGCTCGCCCACATTTGCGCGTACACCGCCTTCTACGCCTCCGTGGTGCTGGCCGTCCTCTTCTTCTGGAACTGGTTCGATGATCTGACCGTGGCATCGGGAGAACAGAGCGTAACCAACTACAACTACTGGGTAATCATCAACACGATGTACATCGTGCTCATGGGCACGGTCGGCTGGCACCTGTGGCGGAAGTAGGCGGGGAGCTTTAAGGCCCCACGGCGGAGTTGCCATGACCAACGGCCTGCCTCTGCTCAACAAGCTGCTCTACACCTCCGACATGATCGGCGGGCAGGCGGTGGCGCAGACGCGCAACCTGTGGCTGCTGTTCTTCCTCGCGCCGCCGCGGGGCGAGGGCGATGCCGCCGTCACAGGCCTGTCGCTTGGCCCGATCGACATCGACGCGCGCGTACTGGTCGGGGCGGTGCTGACGGCGGGCCGGCTCATCGAGGCGTTCGACGACCCCATCATCGGCTGGTGGAGCGACCGCACCAGGAGCCGTTGGGGCCGGCGCCTGCCCTTCGTGGTGTTCTCGACGCCGTTCTGGGCCATCTTCTTCATGCTGCTCTGGTTCTCGCCCGTGGAGGGCGCGAGCTTCGTCAACGCCCTCTGGGTCTTCGTCATTTTGGAGCTGTTCTTCCTCAGCAACACCATGTCCATTGGCCCGTACGAGTCGCTGCTGCCGGAGGTGGCGAGGAGCCACCGGGACCGGATGAGCATCGTTGCGATGCAGTTCTACTTCGGCGTGCTGGGCGCGGTGCTGGGGCTGGTGCTGAGCGGCGTTGTGCAGGACACGTGGGGGTTCCAGGTCATGGGCGTATTGGTGGGCGCGCTGGGGCTTGGCTTTCGCTTCCTCGGCGTCGGCGGCGTCTGGCGGCACGCTCCGCGCGACACGCCGCCCGCGCAGATGCCGCTCAAGGGCGCCTTCCTCGCGACGCTGGCCAACAAGCAGTTCCTGTACTTCCTGCCCACCTTCGTGCTGTACCAGCTCTCGACGACGATGACGCTGGGGTGGATGCCATTCTTCGTCTCGGCCATCCTCGGCGCGGAGAATGAGGGCACGATGACGTCGGCGCTGACGGGCACGGCGCTGGTGGGGATGATGGTGGCGGTGTTCGCCATGTGGAAGCTGAGCCATACGAAGGGCAAGCAGTGGGTCTACTCGTTATGCCTGCTGGGCACCGCCGTCATCCTGCCCTTCATGTTCTTCGTGGGGTTCGTGCCGGGGGTGCCGATACTGGCGCAGGGGATCGTCGTCGCCTTCCTCGTCGGGCTGCCGATGGGCGGCGTGAACCTCATGCCGCGGGCCATCACCGCCGACATCACCGACTACGACGAGATCCGCACCGGCATGCGCCGGGAGGCGATGTTCTTCACGACGCAGAACCTCTTCGAGAAGGTGGGTTCGTCGTTCTCCGCGCTGTTGCTCGCGCTCATCCTGCTGCTGGGCGAGACGGCGGACGACCCGCTGGGCATCCGCCTGCTGGGGCCGGTGGCGGGCGCCATCGCGTTCATCGGCTACTGGGTGTTCCGGGGATACCGGCTGCCGAGCACCGTCACGCCGGAGAGCGTGCGGGAGGCGGGGTTGTAGGGGTTAACGTCTCAACAATTCTTGTTCCTGTCGGAGTCCCAAGCCTTGTACATAGCAACAAGCTCCCCTAGCTCTTCATTTACGACATTATGCATCTCCGACAAGAAGGCCCTTGGTACTAGGATCCAACCATAACCGTTGGCCAGTTTTTCCATACGCAAGACTTGTCTCTGCTTCTCGGAGGCCATCTCAAAACGCCCATTGTTGTGAGCGATGACATTTCGCACGTTTCTGAGCACCTCCAATCTCTTCAAGTTTTCCTCATTTCGTGAGAGTTCCATCCCAAGGACATCTCTGTAATGTGCAATCGCCTTTGTCAAGAAGTCGCTGTTGCCTCCCCTGGTGTTGAGGCCCACAGTTAGTCCCTTTTCACGCCCAATGAGTTCAGCGATCTCCTTGACCGATGTTTCATATACAGCGAATAGCCCAACAATGAATGGGCTACGATAAACACGAGGTAGGAAGGACTCGGTAAAGTAGCCGTATTCGAAGTTGAGCATATCCGACTCATATTCATAATCCGAGTCAGAAGTAAGACTTCGAAGTCCATCGTCGCGTTTCTTCATTGCCTCCTCCGTGGCGTGTGAAATATGTTCTTCAATTAATGTGATATGCTCTTTGAGAGTTGTAATCTCCAATGCAATTTCTACGAGTCGAAAGTCAATTGTGAGTTCTTGGCTCATCCGCAGTTTCCTTCTTTTCGAGACCTGCAGGACACCTTTTACTCGCCGGTCATTAGCCAAAGCAAGGCCTCAAGCCTGAGCTGCCAAATCAACTCCCATTAGAAAAAGGGAGGGGCACAAGGCCCCTCCTAATAGAGTGTGCTTCGTTAGCTATCTGCCCCCGAGGCTGCCTGCTGCCAATGGGTGACGCTAAAGAGCGTGCAGGAGGCGGGCTGTAAGGGTGTTCATTCTTCAAAGTCTCAAGGACTTAACGTTCTGCTCTGCGCTTTCACTCAGCATGTTGATCGAGTAATACAGGGCCGTAGCTGCCTCTTGTCCAATGTTATCTTCAATATTCAAACGACGGCTGGTTTTGGTGAATAGACCTCTCAAGAGGAGTTCGTTCTTCTCGTACAAATCGGCGTTTAGCCTATTGGCCGACCGTGCAATACACTGGCCAAGTAGCTTTTCGTCATCCGTGAGATTGGATGGGTCACTGATCAACTTGGGCGCCCACTTCTCGAAGAATTCCATCCTCCTAACGTTTCCCATTGCCTTTGCCCTTTCGTCAGTCCGGCCATTGGCATCCAACCCGGTTGATTGAGAAATAGTTCGATTGTATTCGCCCATGGTCTCCCATACCGAGAGTTTGTGCCTAGCTTTCAAGTATTGGACGGTAAAGGCACTTTGCTGTATGACTTGCTCATCTTTCTTGAATCGCTTCTGCCATGCGAGCCCATACAGTTCCAAACGCAGCGCCGTCAGTTCATGGTGAAGTGACTCTTGGGGGATACTTTCCATTTGGGGGTTTTTGTCTATCAATTGCTTCTTGATGACATCCAAGAGAACTGTAGGTTTTGCTACAATTTGTCCTATTTCGACGCCATCGAAGACGATCTCGTCGTAGAAACGCCCGCAATGCTGTGCGATCCCTCCCTGAATCTCCATTCCCACTCCTCAGCGTATTGAGCAGAATGCACCCCTCCAACACGAGGCACATTCCGCTCAACTAGTCAGTCACCCCCCTACTCGAAGAACGGCACGAACGCCACCGGCTCCCCGCCGTCTACGTTTCGGACTACCTTGGTGGCTTCCTGCCAGTCGACGGTCTCGTTGAGGATCATGCCGACGGGGCGGACGCGGACGAGCTTGGTGTCGTCGACGCTCGCGGGAATGGAGCCGTCCTCCTGCAGCGCGCGGGCGCCGGCCAGCAGTTGCTTGCGCACCTGGATGATCATGCGGTCGCTGGTGCCGAGGTGCTCACGGCGGCGGTCGTAGATGGCCCCCATGGTCTCGGTCATCGCGCGGTCCTGAAGGTTCACGAGGAAGGGGACGCCGGACATCATGTACTTACTCTGTACGTCGTAGTCGATGCAGTAGTCGTTGGCCTTTCGCGCATAGGACATGTAGCGGGTGCGCGGGTCGGGCGTTTCAGGGAGGTAGCCGCCGGCGGACTTGAACGGGTCCAGCAGGAACGCCTCAAGATCAGAGGACGCCCCCGTGTCCGCCCTGCCGCTCATCATGAACAGCATGTGGTAGTCGTCGTCGATGGGCACCCATGCGCGGAGGTTCACCGTCGCGTCGATGGTGATCATGCTGAAGAAGGGGTAGAGGTACTGGTTGACGCGGTGGTGGATGTCGCCCTGGTCGTTTATGTGACGGAGGGCGGTGTAGTAGACGCCGTAAGGCGTGGGCACCACGTCGAGCGCGGGCGCGCGGTCGTTAGTCCAGACGCCGCGGAGCTGGCCCGGCGCGGCGGGGGCGTCCTCGTAGAGACGGCCGTGGATGAAGTAGACGTGGGAGGAGTCGAGGTCGCCCTCCAACCCCTGCATCCAGTTGCACTCCTCCGTCATTACGTGGGGCTCGTACGACTGATCGTAGGGAAGTGTCGTAACCTCAAACGGCGGGAAGGGTGGAGGCGTCTCGCGGGGCCCCATGTAGGTCCACAGGGCCTTGTTCACTTCCACGACGGGGTACGTGATGGCGCGGACCTTGTCCTTGAAGTTGGACTTGGTCGGCTCGTTGGGCATTTCGAGGCAGGCGCCGGTGACGTCGAACTTCCAGCCATGGTAGTTGCAGGCGAGGCCGGCGTTCTCGTTGCGGCCGAAGAAGAGCGACGCGCCGCGGTGCGGGCAGTTCTCGGCGATGAGGCCGACATCGCCGTTGGAGTCGCGGAAGGCGACGAGGTCCTCGCCGAGCAGGCGGACGCGCTTCATGGGGCCGTCACGCTCCGGCAGGTCGCGGGACGGCAGGAACGGGATCCAGAACTCGCGGATGAAAGAGCCCATCGGCGTTCCGGGCCCGACTCGCGTCAGCATCTCATTGTCGTAGGTCGTCAGCATGCGTTTCCCCCTGATATGAATTATCCGGTTTCCCGATGCCGTAGGGTATGCAAACAGCCTTGGCGTCGTCAAGCGGAGACTCGGCGGAATTCGGCGCACGTACACGACCGGCCGTGCGACGACTGGGCACATCGACCCGCGGCGCCGGGAATCAGGACGCGATCATGCCTTGCTGCGGCTGCGTCCAGGCCACCCTGGGCAGGTGCGTCATGAACTTGGACCGCGGCAGGTCCAAGTGCCCCACCGGCACGTCGATGACGACCGGCGCATTGAGCGCCAGGGCTTCGGGCAGCAGCGTGGCGAGGTCCGAGGGGTCTTCCGTGCGCAGTCCCACCACACCGAAGGACTCGGCGAACTTGACCAGGTCCGGGTTGTGCAGATCCGTGCCATACGAGCCGCCAAAGAAGTCCTCGAGGTCGCGTGCGACGTTGCCGTAGGCGTCGTCCCTGAACACGACGGTGACGGTGTTGATGCCGTACTTGACCGCCGTCGAGAGTTCGGAGGCGTTGAACATGAAGCCGCCGTCGCCGGTGAAGCAGACCACGGGCGTGCCAGGCTTGCCGACCTTGGCGCCGAGAGCGGTGGGAAATGCGTGACCGAGGTTGAACGAGAAGCCGGAGTCTATGTACGTGCCGGGCAGGTTCACCTGGTAGTGGGTGCGGGAGTAGTAGCCAAACTGCGTGACGTCCCAGACCGTTATGGTCTCCTCAGGGATGCTCTGCTTGATGGTCTCGAGGACGGCGTACTGCGGCTCCTGCTGCCTGATGTCGTAGTAGGCAATGAGGCGACGGGCCGCCTCGACAGCCTCTGCTGGTGATGGGCGGTTGTCTGCGCCCGCCTCCCTGAGGAAGGGGAGCAACGCCTCAAGCGTCGCCTTGACGTCGCCGTGCAGGGGCAGGGTGTTGGCCTGTATTCTCGTGAGGTCCCTGTCGTCGATGTTTATGTTAATCAGCGTGCATGCCTCTCCCGCGGGATTGCCGATCGAAAAGCGCGCTCCGACGCCGATCATGACATCGGCCGACTGCATGACGTCGAGGAGCTGGTTCAACTCGAGCGTTTCCGCCGCCGGGCTGAGGCAGGACCCGTAGGTCAGGGGATGGTTGTCGGGGATCGCCCCCTTGCCGCCGCTCGACGTGATGACGGGGATGTTGGTCGTTTCCACAAGTTCCCGGAGAACACCCTCCGCGCCCGACTGCATGACGCCGCCGCCGGCGTATATGAGGGGGAGCCTGGAATTGGCGATCACGTCCGCCGCACGGCGAAGGTCGTCCGGGCTGGGCACGATGCGCGAGACGGGGGCAGAGTCACGCAACTGCACTTCCTCGCGCTCGACGGCCACTTCCGGCGGCATCTCAAGGTAGACGGGGCGAGGGCGTCCTGTGCGCATCTGCCGGAAGGCCTCGGAGACTGCGGCCGGGATTTCACGGGGACGCATGGCCTGCCGCCGCCACTTGGTCACGGGAGCGAGGGTTTCCATCTGGTTGAACACCTCATGGATGGCGCCCAGGTCCTTGCCCATCTGCGGCCGCGAGATCTGCCCGGCAATGAGCAACACCGGCGTTGAGCGCGCGAAGGCGGTCGCCATTCCGGAAGCGGCGTTGTAGACGCCCGCGCCGGGGACGACCAACGCCACGCCGGGCTTACCCGAAGCCCGGGCGTAGCCGTAGGCCATGTTTGTCGCGCCGCCCTCATGCCGCGTGGTGATGTGCTCGATTGCCGCATCGTCGCGCATGGCGACGACGCTGCCGGACATGTGAATGCCGGGTATCCCGAAGACTACCTCGACTCCCTCTCGAATCAAGGACTGGGTCAAGGCTTCGCCGCCACTCATATTGGCCATTAGTCTGGTCCCTTCACTCAGCGACTGGGCAGCATGCCGGTGCGGGAGCTTGCTGCTGCCCATCAATGAGTCGAAGCTGGGCCGGCCCTGTGGTATCGCGAGTATATCACTATGGTGTGGCAGAAATGCCCGTGTGCAAGGTGGGAAACACCAATGTCTGCTGGCCGCCAAGTATGGTGCGATAGTACCAACACCGGGTACTAAGCGTGGCGAATCCATCGACGAACGTACGTTGCGGCGTTACGCGCCATGCCCGGACGCCGAGGCAGTCCCATCCGGGTCCAGCCCTGCACGCACCGCCGGCATCACATCCGAAATGAAGAGTTCCAGTGACCGCTCAGAACGCTCAGGCGGCAGGTCCCCAAATGAGAACACGAGTATGCAGTAGTTGATTCCCGAGACCTCTATGGACTCAATCAACCGCTCGGCCACTGTCTCCGGCGACCCGGCGATGACCACGCGCGTACTTCGGTCGGGCTGCGGCGCGGCCGTGAGCGAGGCGCTGTGCTTCCGGGAGAGGTGGCTGATGTGCGCGGCCCACTCGGCCATTGCCGGGCCGGCGATGGCCTCCGCCTCGGCGTCGGTCTCGGCGACGAAGATGTGCTGGTTGCGGCCGAGCCGCGGCGCGGCGACGTGTGCGTTGTGACGGCCCTCGTCGTCCTGGTGCTCCAACCAGGTCTCGCGGTACTGCTCCAGCATGGGTCGGACGTTCTCAGGCGCGCCGGGGATGGCGGTGTTGTACCCGTGCCGCGCGACGAAGTCGATGATGTCCGGGCTGCTGCTGGGGAACCAGAGAGGCGGGTACGGCTTCTGGTACGGCGCCGTGTGCAGCTCGACGTCGTGGTAGTTGAAGTAGTTGCCCTCGTGCTCCAGCGTGTCCTTCCCGCAGGCGTTGAAGAAAATGTCGAGCGTCTCACGGTAGCGGCCCCGCGATTCCTCCACGTCGTCGATGCCGTAGACCGAGGACTCGAGGAGCGAGATGCCGCGGCCGACGCCGAGCTCCACGCGCCCGCGGCTCATCTGGTCCAGCATGCAGACCTCGTTGTAGAAGCGGTACGGGTCGTACCAGGGCAGGCAAAAGGTGAGCGCACCCACATGCAGGTTTTGCGTGCGCTGGATGGCGGCGGCGAGCAGGATGGACGGCGAGATGTTGAGGGAGAGGGGCGTCGCCTGGTGCTGCGCCGTGTGCCAGGCGTAGAAGCCCGCGCGGTCGGCCATCTCCACCAGACGCATCTTGTGCTCGACGATGTCAGCGACGGGGCGGCCGGAGTTCTCGATCCAGTCGAACATCGCGAACTCGAACGGCGCTTCAGGGAACGTTGTGACTGCCATGGCGTAGAGCTCCTTCGATGGGGTCTCGGTTTCGGGCTGTTGCCGGAGGGCAATCCGAATCCGCGCCAGTATACACCACGCCGTCGCGGCCCTTGCCGCCCCGAAGCCGTGCGGATATGATGCGGCAAACCCGCGACCCGACCCTGAACAAGGGGGCGTTATGAGATTCGGTTCCTTCG contains:
- a CDS encoding AAA family ATPase — translated: MGSRLTGEGPAKVYAAAEKWVDAALRTDDSLFTPGKPVWTLDVLGEVRENFLDRPNEGSGSFMNRLQAQLDGCSPKAYQLVGEVMYVHFLITDKGMNRNTKVNYINQVLGWASPPFTMPQEAADGFGIGLMGTGQSFHNHRPYHIGFILEFVEHWKQQPANEQQSLLDNPWAFKDFLWQTPLTSELLKNDKNKPTLQRLALLHLIFPDTFEAIVSTAHRQKIFSAFAGLADEPDQDIDRRLQQLRRHFEAKYGSPNHLFYREAIKSQWDGTEPHNPDPSPWDVIVKRAKAYVTTGNLEKDEINYKLDIARKLAEAREAVLTDGGDWAGLVKRGIVGNLVFNIQLSRFRTWVDSLPQQALNALKTLWRQDDSPIEERIRKFSALLPKANVPDAEHPIGITGSGTRANVISVLLMALGAEDHPPFRMGVFDKAYELTGFAKPGTSSDEVELYTHAMKFLNKFIEEAGERGLPIHNLLEAQSILWMIGDWEEDEDNGKGGGLENSPTLASLATDLYLHPDFLRDIVLLLEEKKQIIFQGPPGTGKTFLARELAKHLADGDDGRVTLVQFHPSYAYEDFVQGFRPDPDGRGGFALRDGPLLRAARAAQQDLDAARAAGQDPDSASRHYLIIDEINRGNLGKVFGELYFLLEYRDEAMRLQYADTDFSLPPNLYIIGTMNTADRSIALVDLALRRRFYFMDFHPDEEPIKGVLRRWLAANAPEMEWAADVVNAANEKLKDDRHAAIGPSYFMRPGLDDAAVERIWKHSVLPYLTERLYENAERLAEFDLNKLRAEVEISNGNAGGSGPAEAEEGPGDADDDGGESSA
- a CDS encoding MFS transporter; translation: MTNGLPLLNKLLYTSDMIGGQAVAQTRNLWLLFFLAPPRGEGDAAVTGLSLGPIDIDARVLVGAVLTAGRLIEAFDDPIIGWWSDRTRSRWGRRLPFVVFSTPFWAIFFMLLWFSPVEGASFVNALWVFVILELFFLSNTMSIGPYESLLPEVARSHRDRMSIVAMQFYFGVLGAVLGLVLSGVVQDTWGFQVMGVLVGALGLGFRFLGVGGVWRHAPRDTPPAQMPLKGAFLATLANKQFLYFLPTFVLYQLSTTMTLGWMPFFVSAILGAENEGTMTSALTGTALVGMMVAVFAMWKLSHTKGKQWVYSLCLLGTAVILPFMFFVGFVPGVPILAQGIVVAFLVGLPMGGVNLMPRAITADITDYDEIRTGMRREAMFFTTQNLFEKVGSSFSALLLALILLLGETADDPLGIRLLGPVAGAIAFIGYWVFRGYRLPSTVTPESVREAGL
- a CDS encoding Rieske 2Fe-2S domain-containing protein, which produces MLTTYDNEMLTRVGPGTPMGSFIREFWIPFLPSRDLPERDGPMKRVRLLGEDLVAFRDSNGDVGLIAENCPHRGASLFFGRNENAGLACNYHGWKFDVTGACLEMPNEPTKSNFKDKVRAITYPVVEVNKALWTYMGPRETPPPFPPFEVTTLPYDQSYEPHVMTEECNWMQGLEGDLDSSHVYFIHGRLYEDAPAAPGQLRGVWTNDRAPALDVVPTPYGVYYTALRHINDQGDIHHRVNQYLYPFFSMITIDATVNLRAWVPIDDDYHMLFMMSGRADTGASSDLEAFLLDPFKSAGGYLPETPDPRTRYMSYARKANDYCIDYDVQSKYMMSGVPFLVNLQDRAMTETMGAIYDRRREHLGTSDRMIIQVRKQLLAGARALQEDGSIPASVDDTKLVRVRPVGMILNETVDWQEATKVVRNVDGGEPVAFVPFFE
- a CDS encoding thiamine pyrophosphate-binding protein → MSGGEALTQSLIREGVEVVFGIPGIHMSGSVVAMRDDAAIEHITTRHEGGATNMAYGYARASGKPGVALVVPGAGVYNAASGMATAFARSTPVLLIAGQISRPQMGKDLGAIHEVFNQMETLAPVTKWRRQAMRPREIPAAVSEAFRQMRTGRPRPVYLEMPPEVAVEREEVQLRDSAPVSRIVPSPDDLRRAADVIANSRLPLIYAGGGVMQSGAEGVLRELVETTNIPVITSSGGKGAIPDNHPLTYGSCLSPAAETLELNQLLDVMQSADVMIGVGARFSIGNPAGEACTLININIDDRDLTRIQANTLPLHGDVKATLEALLPFLREAGADNRPSPAEAVEAARRLIAYYDIRQQEPQYAVLETIKQSIPEETITVWDVTQFGYYSRTHYQVNLPGTYIDSGFSFNLGHAFPTALGAKVGKPGTPVVCFTGDGGFMFNASELSTAVKYGINTVTVVFRDDAYGNVARDLEDFFGGSYGTDLHNPDLVKFAESFGVVGLRTEDPSDLATLLPEALALNAPVVIDVPVGHLDLPRSKFMTHLPRVAWTQPQQGMIAS
- a CDS encoding LLM class flavin-dependent oxidoreductase, which produces MAVTTFPEAPFEFAMFDWIENSGRPVADIVEHKMRLVEMADRAGFYAWHTAQHQATPLSLNISPSILLAAAIQRTQNLHVGALTFCLPWYDPYRFYNEVCMLDQMSRGRVELGVGRGISLLESSVYGIDDVEESRGRYRETLDIFFNACGKDTLEHEGNYFNYHDVELHTAPYQKPYPPLWFPSSSPDIIDFVARHGYNTAIPGAPENVRPMLEQYRETWLEHQDDEGRHNAHVAAPRLGRNQHIFVAETDAEAEAIAGPAMAEWAAHISHLSRKHSASLTAAPQPDRSTRVVIAGSPETVAERLIESIEVSGINYCILVFSFGDLPPERSERSLELFISDVMPAVRAGLDPDGTASASGHGA